Within the Dolichospermum compactum NIES-806 genome, the region TTGATATAGATCGGCTAATTGGCTCATCTTTATCTGATTATGTTCGTGTTAATGCTACCTGCCCGGTGCTTTTGGCACGTACTACTGGGTAGTGTCTTCGGATTAGCAATTAATAAATAAAAACCCCTGCACTATATTTAGTTTAGGGGGGTTTTTATTTTATAGACCAGATATTAACTGTCTTTTCCACCGATTTTAAATTGCTCACAAAAGCTAATAGCTGTTCGTAAAGCTGTCAATTAACCTTCAGTCTTGGAGGTTTGGATGTAAAGCATGATTAAAAACACGGCGGGTACTAATACGAACAAAATGCTCGCTACGAAACCCAAATCATTAACTTGCATAGCAAGATAGCCTTTTGTGTAATTTCGAGTCAACTATTCCAGAATAGCATCATAGATGACGGAGTGAAGCCAAATTTTTTATTGGCTTTAAGGTTTGGTGATAACACTAACTGGTCCATTAACTAGGGTTTGACAAGCTAGACGATAGTTATCAGGCTTGTTTTTGAATTTTTTGGTTTCTAAGTCTGTGCGGGGAGATAGGTTTTCTAGTCCTTCGACAATTTGGACAACACAAGTGGTACATTGTCCAGCGCCTCCGCAATTGGTGAGTTTGCTGAAAAATTTATAAATATCAATGCCATTTTCTACGGCTTTTAGTCGAAGGTTAGCACCTTTGGCGACGACTATTTCTCGATTCTCTTTGACAAATTTGATGTTTCCCATCGTAGATTACCGGTGATTGAGGATGTGACTGGATTAATTATATTGATTTATTGCAGAATATTAAGAACTATTAATTTTATGCAAAAAAATAGGACAGGTGGATGTTACCTGTCCAAAAAATTGGAGATGGGTAATTTATCTGAAACCCACTGCTGCTTGCCACACAAATGCAAGTAACAAGAAGAAGACGGGGATAACAGGCAATACATCCACCAAGGGGTCGAAGATTTGGTAAGCTTCAGGCAATTTTGCTAGTAATAGTGCTGCTTCCATGTTTGTTTAAATCCACCTAATAATCAAATACAGCTTTTATATGCGATATGTATTTTAACATGGTTAGGTGATCCAATTTTGGATTTTGGATTTTGGATTTTGGATTGATTGAGAATCCGGGCGACTAGAAGTCACGGCTACACAGGCGAAACCCACCTGCGTTGGTTTTAAAGGGATTGTGTTGATTCAGTTATCGGTTTTTTCTAGTTCAATTTCTGATGGTTCTAACCAATGACCAAAATCGGTGACAAAACGATCGCTCAAAATAGATGCGCGAATCTTTTGGGTAAAGCGAATTAGTTCGGTGATGTTATGAATAGTCAACAAAGTATAAGCTAATATTTCCTGCGATCGCACTAAATGAGATAAATAAGCCCGACTGAAATTTTCACAGGTGTAACAAGGGCAAGTCTCATCCAATGGTGTAAAATCTTCACGAAACTTAGCATTTTTGATATTCCAGCGTTCACCGGCAACAATAGCTGTTCCATGTCTAGCCCAGCGTGTGGGAATAACGCAATCAAATAAATCTACACCAGAAGCGATCGCTATTGCCATTTCTCGATAAGTCCCCACACCCATCAAATAACGGGGTTTATTCACCGGTAACAACGGCGCTGTCGTTTGCACAATTTGCGCCATTAAGTCCGTTGGTTCACCCACACTCACCCCACCAATGGCATATCCCGGCATATCCAACTGCGCCAATTCTTGAGCAGCACGGGCGCGTAAGTCTAAATATACTCCCCCTTGGACAATGGGAAACAATGCCTGATCTGCGCGTTGATGGGCGGATATAGAGCGTTTTAACCAGCGATAGGTTCGGTCTGTGGCGGCTTCAACTTCCTGACGAGTAGCAGGATAGGGAGGACATTCATCAAAAGCCATGATCACATCTGCACCTAAAACATTCTGAATTTCAATAGAGCGTTCTGGCGTTAATTTAATGATTTGTCCATCGTGAGGTGAGCGGAAAGTTACACCTTCTTCAGTGATTTTTCGCATTTCGCTCAGACTGAAAACCTGAAATCCACCGGAATCTGTGAGCATGGGACCAGACCAACCCATAAATTTATGTAGCCCACCACCACCGGCAACGATGGCTTCTCCCGGTTGGAGATGTAAATGATAGGTATTAGCTAAAACCATCTGCGCTCCTGTTGCTCCCAATTGGGCAGGGGTGATAGTTTTGACATTAGCTAATGTTCCCACAGGCATAAACCTGGGTGTTTCTACAATTCCGTGGGGAGTAGAAAATATTCCGGCTCTGGCTTTAGTCTGGCTACAGGTAGCGAGACTTTCAAAGGAAAAATTGGCACTCAAGGCAAAAATACTAATTAGCTAAATTTATCCATCAACTTAACATTTCTGGGGCTACTTCAGGCAGTTTGTGGGGGTTTTTGTCTTGTGAGGGTCATACCCTGCAATCCACTATTACCCCAGAGAGGATATGATTTCTTTAGTTAAGGTTTTGTGATACCTCCTTTCTTCTCAGGACTTACGCAAAATATCCCTCAAACCCTCATTCCTCTGTGTTCTCTGTGCCTCTGTGGTTCGTTATTACATGAATTATGCGTAAGTCCTACTTCTGCTTCATTCTTCCTCCTGACGGTCACTGAGCGAAGTCGAAGTGCTGACTCCTTCAAAAAGAATCACAAAAGTCGTCATCAATTTCTGCATCCCATCTGGCTGCTAGGACTTGATCCATCATCGCTTCGATCACCGTGACGTTAAATTGGCGATCGCGTCGTGCTTGCAAAGGTGTAGAAAGGGGAATCAGGCGTAAACACATTTGCTCTTGAATTAAGTCAAAGTAGGTTTCTTTTTGTGGAGATTGTTTTAATTCCAGATAATCAAAACTATCCACATTCACATATAGTGCATTATTAGTGACTAAGGTAGACCGATGAGAATTAGCGAATACTTCCATTACATCCCCTTCACCCTCACTCAGTAGCTGATTTTCTTGGGTGTAAATGTAGTGGACTCTACCTAAATCATGCAGTAATCTGCGGATATCGAGTTTATTGACAACTATGCCCGTGTTGACTATGCACGGGGCTGGTATTTTTGTGTGGGGTAGATGATGACTCATAGAGAAATAGCGGGTTATGGAAGGTGAGTGACAACGCAGCCAGACAATCGAAGAGATGGATTGTTAATTTCCCATAGTTCCAAAATATTAGGTAGGAGGCGATCGCCTAATCATTGGCGGTAAATTGCCAGTCTGGGAGCAATTGATCATGAGAACATTTATATTCATGAATACTGGAAGTATTTGGCTAATTGAACTCTTTCTCAAGTATGGCTAACGTTTTACGCTGGTGGCAACAGCAATTCTTAAATTTAGTTGCGGCTGTAATTTTCTATACTGCTATTCCTTTACCCTATTTACAAAACTTAGACTTCCAAAAGGTTGCTTGTTTTGCGCCCGTAATTGGGTTGATGATTGGCGGAATCTTAGGTGGATTAGATACGGGGATGAATTATTTAGGTGTCCCCGTGCTAACTCGTAATGGTTTGGTAGTGGCTGTGTGGATAGCAATTACGGGAGGATTACATTTAGATGGAGCGATGGATACGGCTGATGGTTTAGCGGTAGGTGATCCTAAACGCAGATTGCAGGTAATGATGGATAGTGCTACTGGTGCGTTTGGGGCAATGTCCGCTATTGTAATTATTCTTTTGAAAATAACAGCTTTAGCAGAGATAACTGAAAACCATTATTTTGTATTAATGGCCGCTTGTGGGTGGGGACGTTGGGGACAACAAATGGCTATTTGTCAATATCCTTATCTAAAACCAACTGGTAAAGGTGCATTTCATAAACAAGCAATTCGTTCTTATTTGGATTTGTTACCAAGCTTATTTTTATTGCTGGGTTTAAGTGCTGTTGTTTGGTTAATTCATCCCCAAAAGTTAGTTTTATCTATGGGGATGGTTTTGGCTGGGAGTCTGATTTCTGTTGTTACCGCAGCTTGGTTTAATTATCAGTTGGGTGGACATACGGGAGATACTTATGGCGCTGTGGTGGAGTGGACTGAAGCATTATTTTTGTGTGTGGTTAGCAGTTTTTCTGCTTAGGGTACAGTATGAAAAAAAGAATATCTTTACCAGTTTGTTTCATACTTTTTTTCTTTAGCGAAATGTTTTAATGTAGCTCTTGTCACACTTTTTTGATTAGAAATAACCCATTGATGATATTCGGTATGGACATCTTCACAAAGAGGTAAAAGATTCTTTACATTAGTTGCGAGATCCGGTCGTTCACTAACTCCTTCAATATGATGGATATGGCATTTAATACCTTTTTGAAAAGGTTTTAGAGTTAAGGCGCAATGTTTAGAATTTTTCTTAACATATTGCATAGCTTGAATTTGTTCTTTATCTAATTCTATACCTCGCAACATTGAATCTTTAAATACATCAGGATTGTTTGCTAAAAATGCCGATATATAGGCTCTTGCGGCTAAGTATTGAATTTTTTTCTTTGGATTTTCTTCTCCAAGTGTATTGATTATCGGGATGATAGTGTTTTGCTAATNNNNNNNNNNNNNNNNNNNNNNNNNAGTGTGACACTTGCGTAAGTCCTATAATCTATAATAGCGACGCTTTAATACTGACTCAAAATAAGCCCAATCATCTCTTCCTGTTCCTTCAGATTCATCCTTTATTGCTTCTTGTGACTCAAATATTTCATCTGCACCAACCCCACGTTTATAAACGATATCCATCAACATTAGGTCTAGATCACTTTTTGCTGATGATTTAACTAACTGTGCCTGTAAACTTGCAACTTTACCTTCAAGTTCTTTAATAAGAGCATCTTTTAGAAATTCACCATTTAGCTTGTCACATAATTTCTGCCAACTAGCAGACTTGACTCCAAAATGCTCTTTAGCTGCCTTAAATTTTTTGTATTGGTTTTTTAGTTGTTCAAGAGTATACATTTTATTGCTATGTAGTAGTTACGTCATGATAAATTGGAGCAGGAACAATTAGTAAGCTTAATTGTCTTATCCTATGGTGTAGTTATACGTTCTTTAATAAGAATACAAATTATCTGCTATCGCGTATACAGTAATTATACGTAAGCATACGATTTAATTAGTAAAAACTTAAAGACATTGAATACTTAGTCAATGTTTATCAAGAAATTAGTGGGATTTCACTTTATTTTATCAAATATCCGTGCCTAAACTCTGTCGGTACATTTTAATAGCTTACGAACCAAATCAAAAGGAGATAATCGCATGGAAAAACTAGCTAAATATCGTCAAATTGTCCGCGAGTTACTAATTTCTCATGCGACGACAAACGAGCCAAATATTGAATGTCAACTCATTTTTGATACAGAACATGATCATTATCAAATTCTCGATCTTGGCTGGCAAGGACGACAATCGTTCCATTTCTGGGTCGTTAACGTCGCTAGTTTCATCTGGTGTCCACCATGTACTTGAGTCATTCAACTTAAATTTTGCACCATGAGAACGGGGACGACCTCTGCCGCTATAAGGTGGTGGTGCATCATATACCACTCGATTGGGACGTAACCGCATTAACTTATCTGCGGGGATATCACTAGTTTGATTGATAAAACTAGCACAGCCATATTCACAAATCCCACAAGCTAATCGGACGTGTAGGTAGATTTTCGCACACCAGCTTTAGCTGTGCAGAGGCTTTTTGAATTGGATTCTCAAAACTGGTAATGCGTTGATGTAATAGCGGTAAAGCCCAACTTCCAGATGTCTCTGGGATGACTGCAATTGTGCTGTAGCCTTGTCCCAAGGTTACGGGTTTTGTTCCTGACATTGGTTGTTCTTGATGCTCATAGGTTCTGTCCTTTAACGTCGGTGCATCTATTCTCGCCCAAGCTGTATGATCTCCCGCTAAGATTATTCTTTCTGTGGGATTGAGTTGTTCTATATACAATTTCATTAATTCTGGAGTTTAGACTAATTAACCATGAAATATTGTATGAAGATTCAGCCGCATAAAAAACAAAATATTTCAAATTCCATGACTTTTGCCAATTACCCAATTACGTCGGAAAAACCGTGCTAGTGCTGATTCTTCCAAAGATAAATAAATTGGTCTACCATGAGGACAGGTGCGCGGGTTGCGGGTACGTTGCCAATTATCTAATAAGGTCTGCATTTCTGGTAAACTCATTTTTGTGCCATTGCGAATTGCACTCCGACAAGCAACAGCAACTTGAGCAGTTTGTAAATCTCCTCCCCAACTTAATTCTAAAATTGCTTCAGCACAATCTTCTCGTTGTTTTAACATGATAGGAATGTTACGTACTGCCCAAAGATTATCACCAAATGGTTCTATATCTAAACCAATCCGTTGTAATTGGGAAACCTGGGCTGGTGATAATTGATAAATAATAATTGGGGTTTCTACAGCTACTAATTGCCAACTATCACATAATTGTTCATATAATACTCGTTCATGGGCTATATGTTGTTCTACTAACCACATTCCTCCAGAATGTTCAGCAACAATATAAGTATTACTCAGTTGAGCAATGGCTTTTAAATAATTTTGATTTTCACTACTTTGGGATTTTTGAGAATTTTGAGAATTGAAATTATATTCACCTTTTGATTCTGCGACTTTTAGTAAATTACTAACTCTAGTTGTGTGAATGGATTCTTTAATATTATTTTGCGAAATCCGTAGAGATTTGTTAATAGCTTCAGTAATTTGTTCTTGCCAAAAAGTTAGTTCATTGAGATAAATTTCTGTTTTAGCTGGGTTGCGATTCCAGTTAATTTGTTCTGGGGAAATAGTTAAATGGAGAAAACAAACGGGATAGCGATCGCGTGGTAATGTTTTATGAAAAGCTGCAAGTATTGTCTGCTCTAATTCTGGTGCTTTAATCATCCTGCCATTAATTGCCACCTTCACCCAATCAGGACGATGACGATGGCATCTATCGGGTAATCCTATCACCAAATGCAAAGATGAATTTTCCCGATTTGGTATTTGTAAATTCACTTCATGTAAATCACCTTGTCGCACCTGGGGGAGAATTTGAGGAATGAGTTTTCCCACAGTTGGTGCGGGAGAAATCGTAAACCATTCTTTGTCATTTTGCCAAACTTGATAATTCACATGAGGATGACACAAAGCTATCTGTTGAATGACATTTTGTACAGCCTTTAATTGTTGATTTGTCGCCGGTAAACCTTGCCGACGAGCCTCACAATTAGCAAATAAATTATTAACTGTTACTACCGTACCCGGTGCGATCGCTACCACTTCTACTTGTGATACTTTTCCTTCATTATTATAAGCAACTCGCCAACCTTCACTTCCCCCCAAAGGACGACTTAAAACTTCTAAATCTGCCAAAGTTGTTAAACTATGTAGCGCCTCACCACGAAACCCCAAACTGCTGATTTTCCATAAATCTGCACTAGAATGAATCTTACTCGTACTGTGGGCGGTTGCAGCTTGTTGTAAATCATCCAAATTCATGCCACAACCATTATCCGCCACACGAACTCGCCATAATTGCGGCCATAAAGAAACGACAATGCGCGTTGCTCCAGCATCTAGGGAATTTTCCACCAACTCCCTGACAACAGCCACCAAAGAATCAATTACTTCTCCTGCCGTAATCAAATATACAACTTCTGTTGGTAAAGCTTGAATAGTAGATGCCATTATGAATAATTAAAAATTAAAAATTAAAACTTGTCTTACTGTGCAGAGAATTAGCTTACAATATTATGATCACAAAATTATCATTCCTAAAATCTGCTGTGATCCTAAAGAAATACGAATTAAGAAGGGATATTTGGTAAATTTCTGATTAGATTATCCCCAGAAAAAGCTTATGAGTATTAATTTAGTTGCTGATGTTCAAGACTTAAAAACCAGTCTCGAATGGGGTCAACCTGCTTTTACAATTATTGATGTGCGCGATCGCTCAAAGTACAATTATAGCCGCATCACCGGAGCAATTTCCATCCCCCTCAATGACTTGGAATCTCGCGCCCAAACCTCCCTATCCAGAGAACGCCAAATCTACATTTACGGCGAAAATGACAGCCAATCAGCCCAAGCTGTGAGAACCCTACAATTTCTCGGTTTTACAGCCGTAGCTGAACTCAGCGGTGGCTTACCAGCCTGGAAATCCATCAATGGCGCTACAGAAGGAACAGACTGTTAGATATTCAGGAGTCAGGAAGTAGGGGCGCAGGGCCTGCGCCCAGTCAGGAGTATGGCTAACGCCACGCTGCGCTATCAGGAGTTCAGGAGGAAGAAGAATAGTAATAGTTTTTTTTCACCAATTACCTGTTCCTTGCTTCCCTGCTTCCCTGCTTCCCTGCTTCCCTGCTTCCCTGTCACCTGTCACCTGTCACCTGTCACCTGTCACCTGTCACCTGTCACCTGTCACCTGTTCCCTACCTCAACAACCCAGTTAACAAAGATGCTGGACGTTGACTGTGAGGCCAAGCAAAAGCATGACGGAAAGCTGCATCTTGACAAGCTTGTAACTGTTGAAAATTGATAATGTCGTAAGTCAAAAGATTTTCATATTCAAACGGGAGACGCACATTATGTAAGCCCGCGTTATCCGTACAAATAGCGATATCCACCCCAGCTTCAAAACAGCGGTCAAAAACCAACTTCAGTTGCCGAATATCCTGTAAAGTCCCTGTTTTTAAATAAGTTGTCGGACAAACTTCTAAGCATTGTCCTCTTCTAGCAACTTCTGGCAGCAATTCAGGATACAAAAGCGGAATTTGGATACCGTGACCAATTCGCATTAAATAGGGCAACAATTCTGGATAACAACCATCCTTAGTTTCATAAATATGCCCTGTAGTGTTAATACCCAATGAATGGGCATAATTATATAAACTAATCCATTCTTCCATTCTTTCAGCATAATAGCGATCGCCACCAGCCACATCTATCGCACAAACATACTTTCTATTTTGCGCCGCCAAATCAATAATTGCCTTATTTACCTCAAAAGACAAACGGGAGTGCATACAAAGAATTTGACTAGTAACAATCGGATATTCCGGTACATAACTCGATTTACCCACAATATCCACAATTTCCGCCATTTTATCAATTCTTTCATCTTGACTTAAATGTTCAGGAGTTCGTAAATAGGGAGTATAGCGTAATTCCAAATAAGCCAAATTCTCAAAAATATAAGCACCACGTAATAACCGGTAAATAAAGTAAGGTAAAGTCTCCACAGTTTGCACACTTTCCACAAGAGTATGCAATTCTAGATATTCATCTAAAGTATTACGAGGACGAGTATAAAAATCTTCAAACTCTGCATATTCACCAAAGCGAGAAATCAACTCAGCATTATGACGCTGGAAATACCGCCATAGTACACGAGGTACAACTGAACCACCTAGATGCCGATGCAATTCTGCGTATAAAGCCATAGTGGTATTTCACCAGGAAAATTTCATTAATCTTAACAAAAACCACCACAAAAAACTAGGACTTACGAACTAAAGAACTTTACCACCAATCTACTTATTCGGCTTCATTATCCCCCTTGTCTATTCCCTAATCCAGAATCTAGAAAAAGAAATATCAAGCTTGTAGTTTAAATCAACATTTTTCCGCAAATTAGTGAGATAATGAATTCGTGAGGTAAAGAACGGACATAACTATATTGTGAGAGGGGGAAACTTTATGAGACTTCAACTATTAGCCGCCATGGCCTTGATAACTCCCCTGTTTCTAGCTAATTCAGTTCAAGCTGGAAGCCAAAAAGATCTACAGAAACTTTTGTCAACTAGAGAATGTATCCAGTGTAACCTATCAGGACTCAACCTCAGTGGTACTCATCTAATTGGTGCAGACTTACGAGGCGCAAACCTTCAGGGCGCTAACCTAACAAATGCTAACTTAGAAGGTGCTGACTTAACTGGAGCAAACTTAGCCGGTGCTAACTTAACATCAGCCTTTGTTACCAACGTCAATTTGAAAAAAGCCAACTTAAACGGCGCAAACCTTACCCGCGCCACAGTTAATGATTCCAACGTCTATCAAGCATCAATGGACAATCTTAACATTACCGATGCTGGTATATATAACACAGGAATTGGTATTGGTGGCGAAGATGGAGCTAACTTTCCTGATTGGGACTAAGTAGATTAACTAGGACTTACGCACTATACAAATTAGACCTGATATGTTTTATGCGTAGGGTGCGTCAGATGGAAAAATATGGCTAATGTGGTTAAATTATCGGGTCTGACGCACCCTACAAGAGGCGAAAAACCGCAATCCATCTTTAGTAAAAGTTGTCAATGCGTAAGTCCTATTAACTTATAAAACTCTAAAAAAAAGAGGCTATAGATAATTAAA harbors:
- the psbM gene encoding photosystem II reaction center protein PsbM, with the protein product MQVNDLGFVASILFVLVPAVFLIMLYIQTSKTEG
- a CDS encoding 2Fe-2S iron-sulfur cluster-binding protein, whose protein sequence is MGNIKFVKENREIVVAKGANLRLKAVENGIDIYKFFSKLTNCGGAGQCTTCVVQIVEGLENLSPRTDLETKKFKNKPDNYRLACQTLVNGPVSVITKP
- a CDS encoding photosystem II reaction center protein K, translating into MEAALLLAKLPEAYQIFDPLVDVLPVIPVFFLLLAFVWQAAVGFR
- the tgt gene encoding tRNA guanosine(34) transglycosylase Tgt, with the protein product MSANFSFESLATCSQTKARAGIFSTPHGIVETPRFMPVGTLANVKTITPAQLGATGAQMVLANTYHLHLQPGEAIVAGGGGLHKFMGWSGPMLTDSGGFQVFSLSEMRKITEEGVTFRSPHDGQIIKLTPERSIEIQNVLGADVIMAFDECPPYPATRQEVEAATDRTYRWLKRSISAHQRADQALFPIVQGGVYLDLRARAAQELAQLDMPGYAIGGVSVGEPTDLMAQIVQTTAPLLPVNKPRYLMGVGTYREMAIAIASGVDLFDCVIPTRWARHGTAIVAGERWNIKNAKFREDFTPLDETCPCYTCENFSRAYLSHLVRSQEILAYTLLTIHNITELIRFTQKIRASILSDRFVTDFGHWLEPSEIELEKTDN
- the cobS gene encoding adenosylcobinamide-GDP ribazoletransferase, translated to MANVLRWWQQQFLNLVAAVIFYTAIPLPYLQNLDFQKVACFAPVIGLMIGGILGGLDTGMNYLGVPVLTRNGLVVAVWIAITGGLHLDGAMDTADGLAVGDPKRRLQVMMDSATGAFGAMSAIVIILLKITALAEITENHYFVLMAACGWGRWGQQMAICQYPYLKPTGKGAFHKQAIRSYLDLLPSLFLLLGLSAVVWLIHPQKLVLSMGMVLAGSLISVVTAAWFNYQLGGHTGDTYGAVVEWTEALFLCVVSSFSA
- a CDS encoding element excision factor XisI family protein — translated: MEKLAKYRQIVRELLISHATTNEPNIECQLIFDTEHDHYQILDLGWQGRQSFHFWVVNVASFIWCPPCT
- the mutL gene encoding DNA mismatch repair endonuclease MutL, whose protein sequence is MASTIQALPTEVVYLITAGEVIDSLVAVVRELVENSLDAGATRIVVSLWPQLWRVRVADNGCGMNLDDLQQAATAHSTSKIHSSADLWKISSLGFRGEALHSLTTLADLEVLSRPLGGSEGWRVAYNNEGKVSQVEVVAIAPGTVVTVNNLFANCEARRQGLPATNQQLKAVQNVIQQIALCHPHVNYQVWQNDKEWFTISPAPTVGKLIPQILPQVRQGDLHEVNLQIPNRENSSLHLVIGLPDRCHRHRPDWVKVAINGRMIKAPELEQTILAAFHKTLPRDRYPVCFLHLTISPEQINWNRNPAKTEIYLNELTFWQEQITEAINKSLRISQNNIKESIHTTRVSNLLKVAESKGEYNFNSQNSQKSQSSENQNYLKAIAQLSNTYIVAEHSGGMWLVEQHIAHERVLYEQLCDSWQLVAVETPIIIYQLSPAQVSQLQRIGLDIEPFGDNLWAVRNIPIMLKQREDCAEAILELSWGGDLQTAQVAVACRSAIRNGTKMSLPEMQTLLDNWQRTRNPRTCPHGRPIYLSLEESALARFFRRNWVIGKSHGI
- a CDS encoding rhodanese-like domain-containing protein, giving the protein MSINLVADVQDLKTSLEWGQPAFTIIDVRDRSKYNYSRITGAISIPLNDLESRAQTSLSRERQIYIYGENDSQSAQAVRTLQFLGFTAVAELSGGLPAWKSINGATEGTDC
- a CDS encoding adenosine deaminase; this encodes MALYAELHRHLGGSVVPRVLWRYFQRHNAELISRFGEYAEFEDFYTRPRNTLDEYLELHTLVESVQTVETLPYFIYRLLRGAYIFENLAYLELRYTPYLRTPEHLSQDERIDKMAEIVDIVGKSSYVPEYPIVTSQILCMHSRLSFEVNKAIIDLAAQNRKYVCAIDVAGGDRYYAERMEEWISLYNYAHSLGINTTGHIYETKDGCYPELLPYLMRIGHGIQIPLLYPELLPEVARRGQCLEVCPTTYLKTGTLQDIRQLKLVFDRCFEAGVDIAICTDNAGLHNVRLPFEYENLLTYDIINFQQLQACQDAAFRHAFAWPHSQRPASLLTGLLR
- a CDS encoding pentapeptide repeat-containing protein, producing MRLQLLAAMALITPLFLANSVQAGSQKDLQKLLSTRECIQCNLSGLNLSGTHLIGADLRGANLQGANLTNANLEGADLTGANLAGANLTSAFVTNVNLKKANLNGANLTRATVNDSNVYQASMDNLNITDAGIYNTGIGIGGEDGANFPDWD